In Rahnella sikkimica, the following are encoded in one genomic region:
- a CDS encoding pyridoxamine 5'-phosphate oxidase family protein encodes MKSVFHAGEILAQDLAGFDVSAHGIREAMPEQHRLFFAALPYLFIATLDENGWPVATILTGPAGFIRAPDDNHLRVNAPRRPDDPAQAALEPGKEVGALGIDFSNRRRNRANGRIGRMDKNRIEILIDQSFGNCPKYIQIRKLTDVPLHKPLPAREDMTEPDEDARSLIARSDTFFIASHAHGGTDVSHRGGQPGFAHLVGNRLWVPDYRGNQYMNTLGNLLAEPRAALLFIDFLSGDILHLQGHTHIHWQPEEIPGPSGAERYWSLDITRVWRFRAALPWRGEAPDYSPATSGTGQWPGVQTPNS; translated from the coding sequence ATGAAAAGCGTATTCCATGCCGGGGAAATTCTGGCGCAAGATCTGGCGGGTTTCGATGTGTCCGCGCACGGGATACGCGAGGCTATGCCGGAACAGCACCGGTTATTTTTCGCGGCGCTGCCTTACTTGTTTATCGCCACGCTGGATGAGAATGGCTGGCCGGTGGCGACGATCCTGACCGGTCCCGCCGGATTTATCCGCGCGCCGGATGACAACCATTTGCGGGTGAACGCACCACGGCGTCCCGACGATCCGGCGCAGGCCGCGCTGGAACCGGGGAAAGAGGTCGGCGCGCTGGGGATCGATTTCTCCAACCGCAGACGAAACCGGGCAAACGGCAGGATCGGCCGCATGGACAAAAACCGGATCGAGATCCTCATCGATCAGAGTTTTGGCAACTGTCCGAAGTATATTCAGATCCGCAAACTGACGGACGTTCCGTTACACAAACCGCTGCCCGCGCGCGAGGACATGACGGAACCGGACGAAGACGCCCGCTCGCTGATTGCGCGTTCGGATACTTTTTTCATCGCCAGCCACGCGCATGGCGGAACCGATGTGTCGCACCGCGGCGGGCAGCCGGGGTTTGCGCATCTGGTGGGAAACCGGCTTTGGGTGCCGGACTATCGCGGAAATCAGTACATGAATACGCTGGGAAATCTGCTGGCCGAGCCCCGCGCCGCGCTGCTGTTTATCGATTTCTTGAGCGGCGATATTCTGCATTTACAGGGACACACCCACATTCACTGGCAGCCGGAGGAAATCCCCGGTCCGTCTGGCGCGGAACGTTACTGGAGTCTGGATATCACCCGCGTGTGGCGCTTTCGCGCAGCGCTGCCGTGGCGCGGAGAAGCACCGGATTATTCGCCCGCGACGTCGGGTACCGGCCAGTGGCCCGGCGTTCAGACGCCAAATTCGTGA
- a CDS encoding glutathione S-transferase family protein, which translates to MPAIQLFGTPLSGHCHRVTLLLKMLNLPFELKEAGAAERKTEEFSHLNPLQQVPVLVDGEHVITDSNAILVYLVKRYAPDSHWLPEDPLKAAEVQKWLSRAAGEVRSGPASTRMVKQFSAPEPYDYALALTAKFLPQLEKHVETHEFLATDRATIGDLACYSYIAAVPEGGVSLEDYPAIRRWLKRIENLPGFTPLPALPLPERAL; encoded by the coding sequence ATGCCCGCCATCCAGCTTTTCGGCACGCCGCTTTCCGGCCACTGCCACCGCGTCACGTTGTTACTTAAGATGCTCAATCTGCCTTTTGAGCTGAAAGAAGCCGGTGCCGCCGAACGCAAAACCGAAGAATTTTCTCACCTGAATCCGTTGCAACAGGTGCCTGTTTTAGTCGATGGCGAACACGTCATCACCGACAGCAACGCCATTCTGGTGTATCTGGTGAAACGCTACGCGCCGGACAGTCACTGGCTGCCGGAAGATCCGCTGAAAGCGGCGGAAGTGCAGAAATGGTTATCCCGCGCCGCCGGTGAAGTCCGTTCTGGCCCGGCTTCCACGCGGATGGTGAAACAATTTTCTGCACCGGAACCTTATGACTACGCGCTGGCGCTGACGGCGAAATTCCTGCCGCAGCTGGAAAAGCATGTTGAAACGCATGAGTTTCTGGCGACCGATCGCGCCACGATTGGCGATCTGGCCTGCTACAGCTATATCGCCGCGGTGCCGGAAGGCGGTGTTTCGCTGGAAGATTATCCGGCGATCCGCCGTTGGCTGAAACGGATTGAAAATCTGCCGGGTTTCACGCCGCTTCCTGCGCTGCCGTTGCCCGAAAGAGCGCTGTAA
- a CDS encoding LysR family transcriptional regulator yields the protein MDRLDEMAIFVAVLQYGSLAEAARKLHRSPPAITRAIASLEHRFGARLVERTTRSLAPTEAGARLAEKARLLLSQYQDAVEDTAETQLSGLLRLTAPVQFGRKHVAPLVMEFLEQNPDMQIEMMLSDRNLDLIDEGLDLAVRIGHQEDSGKVARKVADVTRVLVASPAYLAQHGLPQHPSDLATHQTIMGTLRTQIREWRFGPHEDDLRVRLSPRLLLNDVESQLLAVRSGRGIARLLSYQVSEDLQAGSMIRLLTDFEPLPLPVQLVAQQVQQMPRKVRTFWDFAFQRLSVLPQLHPLKGDAGHDSLL from the coding sequence ATGGACCGTTTGGACGAAATGGCGATTTTTGTCGCCGTACTTCAGTATGGCAGCCTGGCGGAAGCCGCCCGTAAACTTCACCGTTCGCCACCGGCGATCACGCGCGCGATTGCCTCGCTGGAACACCGCTTCGGTGCGCGGCTGGTTGAGCGCACCACCCGCAGCCTGGCACCGACAGAAGCGGGCGCACGGCTGGCCGAAAAAGCACGGCTGTTGCTCAGCCAGTATCAGGACGCCGTGGAAGACACCGCTGAAACTCAACTGAGCGGCCTGTTGCGGCTGACGGCACCGGTGCAGTTCGGGCGTAAACACGTTGCGCCGCTGGTGATGGAATTTCTCGAACAGAACCCGGACATGCAGATTGAGATGATGCTCAGCGACCGGAATCTGGACTTAATCGACGAAGGGCTGGATCTGGCGGTGCGCATCGGGCATCAGGAAGATTCGGGCAAAGTGGCGCGTAAAGTGGCCGACGTCACCCGCGTGCTGGTCGCCAGCCCGGCGTATCTGGCGCAGCACGGCCTGCCGCAGCATCCGTCAGATCTCGCGACGCATCAGACCATCATGGGCACGTTGCGCACACAAATCCGCGAATGGCGGTTCGGACCGCACGAAGACGATCTGCGCGTCCGGCTTTCGCCGCGTTTGCTGCTCAATGATGTCGAATCCCAGCTGCTGGCAGTGCGCAGCGGGCGCGGGATTGCGCGGTTGCTGTCGTATCAGGTGAGCGAAGATTTGCAGGCCGGAAGCATGATCAGGCTGCTGACGGATTTCGAACCGCTGCCATTGCCGGTTCAGCTGGTGGCGCAGCAGGTGCAGCAAATGCCGCGCAAAGTCCGGACATTTTGGGACTTCGCTTTTCAGCGTCTGAGCGTGCTGCCGCAACTGCATCCTTTAAAGGGTGACGCGGGTCACGATTCTTTGTTGTAA
- a CDS encoding alpha/beta hydrolase-fold protein, translated as MTRNRLNLATLLILALSAPLPLTVAAQSLPQDADASVPAKNYITAVNPDLTITYRLYAPAAQHVDVVTGATPVTYIPHQMTKDDKGVWSWTSDKQKPNLYEYFFNVDGLRIADPGSAMPKPQRQVNTSLIRVPGSILDVRNVAHGEVRTLTYHSAALNAERQVAVWTPPGYTDASSPLPVLYFYHGFGDTGRSALDQGRIPQIMDNLLAEKKIVPMLVVIPDTETDAKGVVPEDYVTKDRRKEFYPRNAAAADKELTEDIIPLISKTFRVRDDAAGRALAGLSQGGYQTLVSGMTHLDQFGWLATFSGVSTTTVPNAEVEKRFAEADKINAQLKNFTVVVGEKDVVTGKDIAGLKSELEQRKIKFDYHEYPNLGHEMDVWRPAYAEFVQKIFK; from the coding sequence ATGACCCGTAACCGGCTGAATCTCGCCACGCTTTTGATACTGGCGCTCAGTGCGCCGCTGCCCCTCACCGTTGCCGCGCAAAGCCTGCCGCAGGACGCCGACGCGTCTGTTCCGGCGAAGAACTACATCACGGCGGTGAACCCGGATCTCACCATCACCTACCGGCTGTATGCGCCCGCTGCGCAGCATGTGGACGTGGTGACCGGCGCAACCCCGGTGACTTACATTCCGCATCAGATGACTAAAGACGATAAAGGCGTCTGGAGCTGGACGTCGGATAAGCAGAAACCCAATCTCTACGAATACTTCTTCAACGTGGATGGCCTGCGGATTGCCGATCCGGGCAGCGCAATGCCGAAACCGCAGCGTCAGGTGAACACCAGCCTGATACGGGTGCCGGGCAGTATTCTGGATGTGAGAAACGTGGCGCACGGCGAAGTCCGCACGCTGACCTATCACTCTGCGGCGCTCAATGCTGAACGTCAGGTCGCGGTCTGGACGCCACCGGGTTACACCGATGCTTCGTCACCGCTGCCGGTGCTGTATTTCTATCATGGCTTTGGCGATACCGGCCGCTCGGCGCTGGATCAGGGGCGCATTCCGCAAATCATGGATAACCTGCTGGCAGAGAAAAAAATCGTACCCATGCTGGTTGTCATTCCTGATACGGAAACCGACGCCAAAGGCGTGGTCCCGGAAGATTACGTCACTAAAGATCGTCGCAAAGAATTCTATCCGCGCAATGCGGCGGCGGCAGATAAAGAGCTGACAGAAGACATTATCCCGCTGATTTCAAAAACCTTCCGCGTGCGCGATGACGCGGCAGGGCGGGCGTTAGCCGGACTTTCGCAGGGCGGTTATCAGACGCTGGTCAGCGGCATGACGCATCTTGACCAGTTCGGCTGGCTGGCAACATTCAGCGGCGTCAGCACGACGACCGTACCCAACGCAGAGGTTGAAAAACGTTTCGCCGAAGCCGATAAAATCAACGCGCAGCTGAAAAACTTCACGGTCGTTGTCGGGGAAAAAGACGTGGTGACGGGCAAAGATATTGCGGGACTGAAATCAGAACTTGAGCAACGTAAGATTAAGTTCGATTACCACGAATACCCGAATCTCGGTCATGAAATGGACGTCTGGCGTCCGGCGTACGCGGAGTTTGTGCAGAAGATATTTAAATAA
- the uvrA gene encoding excinuclease ABC subunit UvrA, with translation MDKIEVRGARTHNLKNINLIIPRDKLIVVTGLSGSGKSSLAFDTLYAEGQRRYVESLSAYARQFLSLMEKPDVDHIEGLSPAISIEQKSTSHNPRSTVGTITEIHDYLRLLFARVGEPRCAEHNIPLSAQTVSQMVDNVLAQPEGQRLMLLATIVKDRKGEHTKTLENLASQGYIRARIDGEVCDLSDPPKLELQKKHTIEVVVDRFKVRDDLAQRLAESFETALELSGGTAVVADMDDPKADEMLFSANFACPVCGYSMRELEPRMFSFNNPAGACPTCDGLGVQQFFDPERVVQNPELSLAGGAIRGWDRRNFYYFQMLRSLGEHYDFDVEAPFNELSSDVRHAILHGSGKTTIEFKYINDRGDTSIRRHPFEGVLHNMERRYKETESSAVREELSKYISNRPCTSCKGTRLREEARNVFVEETTLPEISDFSIGHAMDFFRNMKLSGQRAQIAEKVLKEIGDRLKFLVNVGLNYLSLSRSAETLSGGEAQRIRLASQIGAGLVGVMYVLDEPSIGLHQRDNERLLETLIHLRDLGNTVIVVEHDEDAIRAADHIIDIGPGAGVHGGEVVAEGTAEDIMANDASLTGQFLSGKREISVPAQRVPADATKVLKLSGAKGNNLKDVTLTLPVGLFTCITGVSGSGKSTLINDTLFPLAQRELNGATIAEAAPYREIEGLGHFDKVIDIDQSPIGRTPRSNPATYTGIFTPVRELFAGVPESRSRGYTPGRFSFNVKGGRCEACQGDGVIKVEMHFLPDIYVPCDHCKGKRYNRETLEVKYKGKNIHEVLEMTIEEARDFFDAVPALARKLQTLIDVGLTYISLGQSATTLSGGEAQRVKLARELSKRGTGQTLYILDEPTTGLHFADIQQLLEVLHQLRDQGNTIVVIEHNLDVIKTADWIVDLGPEGGAGGGQILVAGTPETVAECKESHTARFLKPLLERHSQQAKKTA, from the coding sequence ATGGATAAGATCGAAGTTCGGGGCGCACGCACCCATAATCTCAAGAATATCAACCTGATTATCCCGCGCGACAAACTGATTGTTGTCACCGGCTTATCCGGTTCAGGCAAGTCCTCTCTGGCGTTCGATACGCTGTACGCCGAAGGCCAGCGCCGTTACGTCGAGTCGCTGTCTGCCTATGCACGCCAATTTTTATCCTTAATGGAAAAACCGGACGTCGACCATATTGAAGGTCTGTCTCCGGCGATTTCGATTGAGCAAAAATCGACATCGCATAACCCGCGTTCCACCGTCGGGACCATCACCGAAATCCACGACTACCTGCGTCTGCTGTTTGCCCGCGTGGGCGAACCGCGCTGTGCGGAACACAATATTCCGCTGTCCGCGCAGACCGTCAGCCAGATGGTGGATAACGTGCTTGCGCAGCCGGAAGGCCAGCGCCTGATGCTGCTCGCAACGATCGTGAAAGACCGTAAAGGCGAGCACACCAAAACGCTGGAAAATCTGGCGTCGCAGGGCTATATCCGCGCACGTATCGACGGCGAAGTTTGTGATCTGTCGGATCCGCCGAAGCTGGAATTGCAGAAAAAACACACCATCGAAGTGGTCGTTGACCGCTTTAAAGTGCGTGATGATCTGGCGCAGCGCCTCGCGGAATCCTTCGAAACCGCGCTGGAATTGTCAGGCGGTACGGCGGTGGTCGCCGATATGGATGACCCGAAAGCCGACGAAATGCTGTTCTCCGCTAACTTCGCCTGTCCGGTGTGTGGCTACAGCATGCGCGAGCTCGAACCGCGTATGTTCTCGTTCAACAACCCGGCCGGTGCCTGCCCGACCTGTGATGGTTTGGGCGTGCAACAGTTCTTTGATCCGGAACGCGTGGTGCAAAATCCGGAGCTTTCCCTGGCCGGTGGCGCTATCCGCGGCTGGGATCGCCGTAACTTCTATTACTTCCAGATGCTGCGCTCACTGGGCGAGCATTACGATTTCGATGTGGAAGCACCGTTTAACGAACTGAGCAGCGACGTGCGCCATGCCATCCTGCACGGTTCCGGCAAAACCACCATTGAATTCAAATACATCAACGATCGCGGTGACACGTCAATCCGTCGCCATCCGTTCGAAGGTGTGCTGCACAACATGGAACGCCGTTATAAAGAAACGGAATCCAGCGCGGTGCGCGAAGAGCTGTCGAAATACATCAGCAACCGCCCTTGTACGTCCTGCAAAGGCACGCGTCTGCGCGAAGAAGCGCGTAACGTGTTTGTCGAAGAAACCACGCTGCCGGAAATCTCTGATTTCAGCATCGGCCATGCGATGGATTTCTTCCGCAACATGAAACTCAGCGGTCAGCGTGCGCAAATTGCTGAGAAAGTGCTGAAAGAAATCGGCGATCGCCTGAAATTCCTGGTGAACGTCGGCCTGAATTATCTCTCGCTGTCCCGTTCTGCCGAAACGCTGTCCGGCGGCGAAGCTCAACGTATCCGTCTGGCAAGCCAGATTGGTGCCGGTCTGGTGGGCGTGATGTATGTGCTGGATGAGCCGTCCATCGGTCTGCATCAGCGCGACAACGAACGTTTGCTGGAAACCCTGATCCACCTGCGTGATCTCGGCAATACGGTCATCGTGGTCGAACACGACGAAGACGCGATCCGCGCCGCCGACCATATTATCGATATCGGCCCGGGCGCTGGCGTCCACGGCGGTGAAGTGGTTGCAGAAGGCACCGCAGAAGACATCATGGCGAACGACGCGTCGCTGACCGGCCAGTTCCTCAGCGGTAAACGTGAGATTTCTGTGCCGGCGCAGCGTGTGCCAGCGGACGCAACGAAAGTACTGAAACTCTCAGGCGCGAAAGGCAATAACCTTAAAGATGTCACGCTGACGCTGCCGGTGGGCTTGTTCACCTGTATCACCGGCGTGTCCGGCTCCGGGAAATCGACGCTCATCAACGACACGTTGTTCCCTCTGGCTCAGCGCGAACTGAACGGCGCGACCATTGCCGAAGCCGCGCCATACCGTGAAATCGAAGGTCTGGGGCATTTCGATAAAGTGATCGACATCGACCAGAGCCCGATCGGCCGTACGCCGCGCTCGAACCCGGCGACGTACACCGGTATTTTCACGCCGGTTCGCGAACTGTTTGCCGGTGTGCCGGAATCCCGTTCCCGCGGCTACACGCCGGGGCGTTTCAGTTTCAACGTCAAAGGCGGGCGCTGCGAAGCCTGTCAGGGCGACGGCGTGATCAAAGTCGAAATGCACTTCCTGCCGGATATTTATGTGCCGTGCGATCACTGTAAAGGCAAACGCTATAACCGCGAAACGCTGGAAGTGAAATACAAAGGCAAGAACATTCACGAAGTGCTGGAAATGACGATTGAAGAAGCCCGCGATTTCTTCGACGCCGTGCCTGCCCTTGCGCGAAAATTGCAGACATTAATCGACGTCGGTCTGACGTATATCAGCCTCGGCCAGTCAGCGACCACGCTGTCGGGCGGCGAAGCGCAGCGTGTGAAACTGGCGCGCGAGCTTTCCAAACGCGGCACCGGCCAGACGCTGTATATTCTCGACGAACCGACCACCGGCCTGCACTTTGCCGACATTCAGCAATTGCTGGAAGTTCTGCATCAGTTGCGCGATCAGGGCAACACCATTGTGGTGATTGAACACAATCTGGACGTGATTAAAACCGCGGACTGGATTGTCGATCTGGGGCCGGAAGGCGGTGCAGGCGGCGGTCAGATTCTGGTTGCCGGTACGCCGGAAACCGTCGCGGAATGCAAAGAATCGCACACCGCACGCTTCCTGAAACCGCTGCTCGAACGCCACAGCCAGCAGGCGAAGAAAACGGCTTAA
- the ssb1 gene encoding single-stranded DNA-binding protein SSB1 → MASRGVNKVILVGNLGQDPEIRYMPNGGAVANMTLATSESWRDKATGEQKEKTEWHRVVLFGKLAEVAGEYLKKGSQVYIEGALQTRKWTDQAGVEKYTTEIVVNVGGTMQMLGGRTGGGAPASGGQASAGGGQQGGWGQPQQPQGGNQFSGGQQARPAAQNNAPAQSNEPPMDFDDDIPF, encoded by the coding sequence ATGGCCAGCAGAGGCGTAAACAAAGTTATTCTCGTCGGTAATCTCGGACAAGATCCAGAGATCCGCTACATGCCAAACGGCGGCGCCGTTGCCAACATGACACTGGCAACCTCCGAAAGCTGGCGTGACAAAGCCACCGGCGAGCAGAAAGAGAAAACAGAATGGCACCGCGTTGTGCTGTTCGGCAAATTAGCCGAAGTTGCCGGTGAATACCTGAAAAAGGGGTCACAGGTTTATATCGAAGGTGCACTGCAAACCCGTAAATGGACCGATCAGGCTGGCGTAGAAAAATACACCACCGAAATCGTGGTTAACGTGGGCGGCACCATGCAGATGCTCGGCGGCCGTACCGGCGGCGGCGCACCAGCAAGTGGCGGTCAGGCATCAGCAGGCGGCGGCCAGCAAGGCGGTTGGGGTCAGCCTCAGCAGCCACAAGGCGGCAACCAGTTCAGCGGCGGCCAGCAGGCTCGTCCGGCTGCGCAAAACAACGCGCCAGCACAGAGCAACGAACCCCCAATGGATTTCGACGACGATATCCCGTTCTGA
- a CDS encoding amidohydrolase family protein yields MNKEFDVQNPQQQSRRNFLSNSAKVTATGALLASGMASASTVRTGQNIETCDDPRQATMISATHYQLRNVRLEEGFEREGEMVIGTQTGLYNLDINNGKIVAIQPAKDAPATTLPAFDAKGLLLLPATRDMHIHLDKTFYGGKWEAPRPRKGKTIMDMIAREQVLIPKLLPTSVEHAEAIIGLLHSKGTTVARSHCNIDPVSGLKSLEHLKIALEKHQQDFSCEIVAFPQHGLLHSKVDGLMREAMQMGVQYVGGLDPTNVDGAMEKSLDAMFQIALDTNKGVDIHLHETTPAGIAAVKYMIQTVEKNPQLKGKVTLSHGFALAMMQGAELDAVIAGLSEQQFTVASTIPLGKLNMPLPQLSQKGVFVMTGTDSVIDHWSPFGTGSMLEKASLYAQLYGNSDEFGLTRSLAIATGNVLPLDNAGKRQWPALNDNAEMILVDASCSAEAVARVSDVKATFHQGRLVFGAVEKV; encoded by the coding sequence ATGAATAAGGAATTCGACGTGCAAAACCCTCAGCAACAAAGTCGCAGAAACTTTCTCTCAAACAGTGCAAAAGTCACTGCCACCGGTGCCCTGCTCGCCTCCGGCATGGCGTCGGCTTCCACCGTACGCACCGGTCAGAACATTGAAACCTGCGACGATCCCCGTCAGGCGACAATGATTTCTGCCACGCACTACCAGTTGCGGAATGTCCGGCTGGAAGAAGGTTTCGAGCGTGAAGGTGAGATGGTCATTGGCACGCAAACTGGCCTGTACAATCTCGACATTAATAACGGCAAAATTGTGGCGATTCAGCCCGCGAAAGACGCACCGGCCACTACGTTACCGGCCTTTGACGCTAAAGGGCTGTTGCTTCTGCCCGCCACGCGCGACATGCATATCCACCTCGACAAAACCTTTTACGGCGGCAAATGGGAAGCGCCACGCCCGCGTAAAGGTAAAACCATCATGGATATGATTGCCCGCGAGCAGGTGCTGATCCCGAAACTGCTGCCGACGTCGGTCGAACACGCCGAAGCGATCATCGGGTTGCTGCATTCCAAAGGCACCACCGTGGCGCGCAGCCACTGCAATATCGACCCGGTCAGCGGCCTGAAAAGTCTCGAGCACCTGAAAATCGCGCTGGAAAAACATCAGCAGGATTTCAGCTGTGAGATTGTGGCGTTTCCTCAACACGGTTTGCTGCATTCGAAAGTGGACGGCCTGATGCGCGAAGCGATGCAAATGGGCGTCCAGTACGTCGGCGGGCTGGATCCGACCAACGTTGACGGCGCAATGGAAAAGTCGCTGGACGCGATGTTCCAGATTGCGCTCGACACAAATAAAGGCGTGGATATTCATCTGCACGAAACGACGCCTGCCGGGATCGCCGCAGTGAAATACATGATTCAGACCGTGGAGAAAAACCCGCAACTGAAAGGCAAAGTGACACTCAGCCACGGTTTTGCGCTGGCGATGATGCAGGGCGCGGAGCTTGATGCAGTGATCGCCGGGCTGTCCGAACAGCAGTTCACCGTGGCGTCCACCATTCCGCTCGGCAAACTGAACATGCCGCTGCCGCAGCTGAGCCAGAAAGGCGTCTTCGTCATGACCGGCACCGACAGCGTGATCGACCACTGGTCGCCGTTCGGCACCGGCAGCATGCTGGAAAAAGCCAGCCTGTACGCCCAGCTCTACGGCAATTCCGACGAATTCGGCCTGACGCGCTCCCTCGCCATCGCCACCGGCAATGTCCTGCCGCTCGACAATGCCGGGAAACGTCAGTGGCCCGCACTCAACGACAACGCCGAAATGATCCTGGTCGATGCCAGTTGCTCAGCCGAAGCGGTCGCGCGGGTGTCCGACGTCAAAGCGACATTCCATCAGGGAAGACTGGTGTTTGGCGCGGTAGAGAAAGTGTAA
- a CDS encoding LysR family transcriptional regulator translates to MNRYPMFSPQQLLSFVAVCETGSFTRAADRVYLSQSTVSQQVRRLEEALGKPLLERTSHQVQLTEEGERLLGYARRIIALNGEAHDALSDQWPDGIVRLGVPEDFAAATTSLLAQFCREHPHIRLDVTSGLSHELRRAWQQDMLDIILVKQLTGEKANASRPEPMLWLDSAGFPAFERDPVPLVLFPLNGLYREELCQALDALGRSWRISYSSASLAALVAASAVGLGITLLPASCVTPEHRILGADSGLPTVDNVELALFYRPDATAAQIALAGKLREFCQLS, encoded by the coding sequence ATGAATCGCTATCCCATGTTCAGCCCGCAGCAGTTACTCAGTTTTGTGGCCGTCTGCGAAACCGGCAGTTTTACCCGCGCTGCCGACCGCGTTTATCTTTCGCAATCGACGGTCAGCCAGCAGGTCCGGCGGCTCGAAGAAGCGCTGGGGAAACCGTTGCTCGAGCGCACGTCGCATCAGGTTCAGCTCACCGAGGAAGGCGAGCGGCTGCTCGGCTATGCGCGGCGGATTATCGCACTCAACGGCGAGGCGCACGACGCGCTGAGCGATCAGTGGCCGGACGGCATCGTGCGTCTCGGCGTGCCGGAAGATTTTGCCGCTGCCACCACGTCTTTGCTGGCGCAGTTCTGCCGCGAGCATCCGCATATCCGGCTGGATGTCACCAGCGGCCTGAGCCACGAACTGCGCCGCGCGTGGCAGCAGGACATGCTGGATATTATCCTGGTGAAACAGCTGACCGGCGAGAAAGCCAATGCGTCGCGCCCCGAGCCGATGCTGTGGCTCGACAGCGCCGGGTTTCCGGCTTTTGAACGCGACCCGGTGCCGCTGGTGCTGTTCCCGCTCAACGGTTTGTATCGCGAAGAATTGTGCCAGGCGCTGGACGCCCTCGGGCGCAGCTGGCGGATCAGCTACAGCAGCGCCAGCCTCGCCGCGCTGGTCGCCGCAAGCGCCGTCGGGCTAGGCATCACGCTTCTGCCCGCCAGCTGTGTCACGCCGGAACACCGAATTCTCGGCGCAGACAGCGGCTTACCCACCGTGGATAACGTCGAGCTGGCGCTGTTTTACCGCCCGGACGCCACGGCGGCGCAAATCGCGCTGGCGGGAAAATTGCGCGAGTTTTGCCAACTCAGCTGA
- the hpxO gene encoding FAD-dependent urate hydroxylase HpxO yields MKAIVIGGGIGGTCAAIALKRFGIETAVYEAVKEIKPVGAAISIWPNGVKCLNYLGMKEPLRKLGGQMRFMAYKEYLQGQTLTRFSMDPLIQSVGEQPYPVARAELQSMLLDTYGRDEVQFGKRVTHVEESADSVTAWFDDGSSATGDVLIAADGTHSVIRQHVLGYATERRYAGYVNWNGLVEIDESIAPSDQWTTFVGEGKRVSLMPVSDNRFYFFFDVPLPKGLPEDRATLRDDLQRYFAGWAEPVQKLIGLINPDTTNRIEIHDIEPFMQLVKGRIALLGDSGHSTTPDIGQGGCAAMEDAVVLANALQTNSLGIEDALLRYQEKRAYRVKDLVLKARKRCDVTHGKDMAVTGQWYEDLKTETGERILSGMCETILGGPLE; encoded by the coding sequence ATGAAAGCGATCGTGATTGGTGGCGGTATTGGCGGGACATGTGCGGCGATTGCGCTGAAGCGTTTTGGTATAGAAACGGCGGTATACGAGGCGGTGAAGGAGATCAAACCGGTGGGGGCGGCGATTTCCATCTGGCCGAACGGCGTGAAATGTCTGAATTATCTCGGGATGAAAGAGCCGTTGCGCAAGCTGGGCGGGCAGATGCGTTTTATGGCGTACAAAGAGTATCTGCAGGGCCAGACCCTGACGCGCTTCTCGATGGATCCGCTGATTCAGAGCGTCGGCGAGCAGCCGTATCCGGTGGCGCGCGCGGAACTCCAGTCGATGCTGCTCGACACCTATGGCCGCGACGAGGTGCAGTTTGGCAAACGGGTTACGCACGTTGAAGAATCCGCAGACAGCGTCACCGCCTGGTTTGACGACGGGTCATCCGCAACCGGGGATGTGCTGATTGCCGCCGACGGCACGCATTCTGTGATCCGTCAGCATGTTCTGGGCTACGCCACCGAGCGCCGTTATGCCGGTTATGTTAACTGGAACGGGCTGGTGGAAATCGATGAAAGCATCGCGCCCTCCGATCAGTGGACGACGTTCGTCGGCGAAGGCAAACGCGTTTCGCTGATGCCGGTCAGCGACAACCGTTTCTACTTTTTCTTTGACGTTCCGCTGCCCAAAGGCCTGCCGGAAGACCGCGCCACGTTGCGCGACGATTTACAGCGCTATTTTGCCGGCTGGGCAGAACCGGTGCAGAAACTCATCGGCCTGATCAATCCTGACACCACCAACCGGATTGAAATTCACGATATCGAACCGTTTATGCAGCTGGTGAAAGGGCGGATTGCGCTGCTCGGCGACTCCGGCCACAGCACGACGCCGGATATCGGGCAGGGCGGCTGCGCGGCAATGGAAGACGCCGTGGTGCTGGCCAATGCGTTGCAAACCAATTCGTTAGGCATTGAAGACGCGCTGCTGCGCTACCAGGAAAAGCGGGCGTATCGCGTGAAAGATCTGGTGCTGAAAGCACGCAAACGGTGCGACGTGACGCATGGCAAAGATATGGCAGTCACCGGCCAGTGGTATGAAGATCTGAAAACAGAAACCGGCGAACGTATTCTTTCCGGCATGTGCGAAACCATTCTGGGCGGTCCGCTGGAATGA